Proteins encoded within one genomic window of Pongo abelii isolate AG06213 chromosome 18, NHGRI_mPonAbe1-v2.0_pri, whole genome shotgun sequence:
- the NUDT16L1 gene encoding tudor-interacting repair regulator protein isoform X1: MLLSGSGGDGVSAKMSTAAVPELKQISRVEAMRLGPGWSHSCHAMLYAANPGQLFGRIPMRFSVLMQMRFDGLLGFPGGFVDRRFWSLEDGLNRVLGLGLGCLRLTEADYLSSHLTEGPHRVVAHLYARQLTLEQLHAVEISAVHSRDHGLEVLGLVRVPLYTQKDRVGGFPNFLSNAFVSTAKCQLLFALKVLNMMPEEKLVEALAAATEKQKKALEKLLPASS, from the exons ATGCTCTTAAGTGGCAGCGGCGGGGACGGGGTCAGTGCCAAGATGTCGACGGCGGCGGTTCCGGAGCTGAAGCAGATCAGCCGGGTGGAGGCGATGCGCCTAGGGCCGGGCTGGAGCCACTCGTGCCACGCCATGCTGTACGCCGCCAACCCTGGGCAGCTCTTCGGCCGCATCCCCATGCGCTTCTCGGTGCTG ATGCAGATGCGTTTCGATGGGCTGCTGGGCTTCCCCGGGGGCTTCGTGGACCGGCGCTTCTGGTCGCTGGAGGACGGCCTGAACCGGgtgctgggcctgggcctgggctgccTGCGCCTCACCGAGGCCGACTACCTGAGCTCGCACCTGACCGAGGGCCCACACCGCGTCGTGGCGCACCTGTACGCGCGGCAGCTGACGCTGGAGCAGCTGCACGCCGTGGAGATCAGCGCGGTGCACTCGCGCGACCACGGCCTGGAG GTGCTGGGCCTCGTGCGGGTCCCGCTGTACACCCAGAAGGACCGAGTCGGAGGCTTCCCCAACTTCCTGAGCAACGCCTTCGTGAGCACGGCTAAGTGCCAGCTCCTCTTTGCTCTCAAGGTGCTCAACATGATGCCCGAGGAGAAGCTGGTTGAGGCCTTGGCTGCGGCCACCGAGAAGCAGAAGAAGGCCCTGGAGAAGTTGCTCCCGGCCTCCTCCTGA
- the NUDT16L1 gene encoding tudor-interacting repair regulator protein isoform X2, which produces MLLSGSGGDGVSAKMSTAAVPELKQISRVEAMRLGPGWSHSCHAMLYAANPGQLFGRIPMRFSVLMQMRFDGLLGFPGGFVDRRFWSLEDGLNRVLGLGLGCLRLTEADYLSSHLTEGPHRVVAHLYARQLTLEQLHAVEISAVHSRDHGLEVGPPPGPRPPPRGLALAPWKAPMGAGPRAGPAVHPEGPSRRLPQLPEQRLREHG; this is translated from the exons ATGCTCTTAAGTGGCAGCGGCGGGGACGGGGTCAGTGCCAAGATGTCGACGGCGGCGGTTCCGGAGCTGAAGCAGATCAGCCGGGTGGAGGCGATGCGCCTAGGGCCGGGCTGGAGCCACTCGTGCCACGCCATGCTGTACGCCGCCAACCCTGGGCAGCTCTTCGGCCGCATCCCCATGCGCTTCTCGGTGCTG ATGCAGATGCGTTTCGATGGGCTGCTGGGCTTCCCCGGGGGCTTCGTGGACCGGCGCTTCTGGTCGCTGGAGGACGGCCTGAACCGGgtgctgggcctgggcctgggctgccTGCGCCTCACCGAGGCCGACTACCTGAGCTCGCACCTGACCGAGGGCCCACACCGCGTCGTGGCGCACCTGTACGCGCGGCAGCTGACGCTGGAGCAGCTGCACGCCGTGGAGATCAGCGCGGTGCACTCGCGCGACCACGGCCTGGAGGTGGGGCCGCCGCCCgggccccgccccccgccccgggGTTTGGCTCTGGCCCCGTGGAAGGCACCGATGG GTGCTGGGCCTCGTGCGGGTCCCGCTGTACACCCAGAAGGACCGAGTCGGAGGCTTCCCCAACTTCCTGAGCAACGCCTTCGTGAGCACGGCTAA